A genomic region of Lasioglossum baleicum chromosome 16, iyLasBale1, whole genome shotgun sequence contains the following coding sequences:
- the LOC143216892 gene encoding glutamyl aminopeptidase isoform X1: MIGRLFILIAMISRLVDLQETGSTGRHRIEPVDVDKRLPEDVVPSNYVIAIAPDFRKDDFHGSVRIDIEILNARSYIVLHSSNLTVLSTKLYSQRSQAEITIKSVTPIYKREMIVIKTLSIIPSGQYSLRMNFSGSLKGKVSGFYLSKYTDPSGSIRKLATTQFEPFFARTAFPCFDEPRFKSTFLIRILHTEKPLYRAMSNMPVTRTETMKDDSSTTVTYFELSPPMSTYLVAFLVSDFECLESSLTVLNGSSIPVNVCVRPMYKNKTRFALDVAVKTMEYYLTVFNIDYPLPKLDLVGIPDFNAGAMENWGLVTFRETELLHTENDSSTVNTRSVCHTVAHELAHMWFGDLVTLSWWNDLWLNEGFATYMEHMALDFVFPQWNQIDSFPLHTKYIAMRHDRKIRARPIVKRVEDPQDIQEMFDRISYQKAAAVIRMLEDAIGNSRFIYGIRDYLLTHRFRNAASRDLFEILQNSSRTSIDIVDFMNRWTSFPGFPVINLIYDQKIFRLSQRRFVASKKFHETLDDGSWTIPVKYITSRMDGVKFDWFLANFSCVELTLENRVDWIKLNHRSVGYYVVNYTEESWNIFGDLLRGNHQALSPTDRADLLHDAFLLADASSLNYATAMNLTVYLSNETSYQPWAVVADWFSEVNRLLGRTKLHNRFQIYARRLVDDIYHRVGWRVAVERKLPNRELGLLILHAACSMGHEHCLKIAGKKLRSFLDGEPLRADIRSVVYPFGLAEKSVDVESIFEKMSELLAAETDAQERDRLIAGLAGLQDKSLLTRYLERATDDSLVRKQDFAQVLIKMAAGPVGVKVVWDFVRSHWDSLREKYVAEGYNLGKAVLVIVSLFKDRQMLHEAKEFFRQHSDLGVTKVAKANAIEEIENSIDWLATNKDTIDQWLATNGIY, encoded by the exons ATGATCGGCCGGCTGTTTATCTTAATTGCGATGATCTCGCGGCTGGTGGATCTTCAGGAGACCGGGAGTACCGGAAGACATCGCATCGAACCTGTGGACGTCGACAAACGTCTGCCAGAGGATGTCGTACCCAGCAATTACGTTATCGCGATCGCTCCAGACTTCCGGAAGGACGACTTTCACGGCTCCGTCCGCATCGACATCGAGATACTAAAC GCTCGAAGCTACATCGTCCTGCACTCGAGCAACTTGACAGTGCTCTCGACCAAGCTGTACTCTCAACGATCCCAAGCGGAGATCACTATAAAGTCAGTGACACCCATCTATAAACGCGAGATGATAGTCATCAAAACGCTCAGTATCATTCCCTCTGGACAGTATTCCCTGAGGATGAATTTCAGTGGGAGTTTGAAAGGGAAGGTGTCCGGATTCTACTTGAGCAAGTATACTGATCCCAGTGGGTCGATCAG AAAGTTAGCGACAACTCAGTTCGAGCCGTTCTTCGCGAGAACCGCTTTCCCGTGTTTCGACGAGCCACGATTCAAGTCCACGTTCCTGATCCGCATTCTTCACACAGAGAAGCCTCTGTATCGTGCGATGTCGAACATGCCAGTGACG AGAACAGAGACGATGAAAGACGACAGCTCCACAACAGTGACGTACTTCGAGCTCTCGCCGCCGATGTCCACGTACTTGGTAGCGTTCCTCGTCAGCGACTTCGAGTGTCTGGAGTCGTCGTTGACGGTGCTGAATGGCAGCAGCATACCTGTGAACGTCTGCGTGAGACCGATGTACAAGAACAAGACCAGGTTCGCGTTGGACGTGGCCGTGAAAACTATGGAATACTATCTGACCGTCTTCAACATCGACTACCCTCTACCCAAGCTAG ACCTGGTAGGGATTCCCGACTTCAACGCAGGCGCCATGGAGAATTGGGGCCTGGTCACCTTCAGGGAGACGGAATTATTGCACACGGAGAACGACAGCTCCACCGTGAACACGAGGAGTGTTTGTCACACGGTGGCCCATGAATTGGCGCACATGTGGTTCGGGGATCTGGTCACCCTGAGCTGGTGGAACGATCTGTGGCTGAACGAAGGGTTTGCGACCTACATGGAGCACATGGCGTTGGACTTCGTGTTCCCGCAGTGGAACCAG ATAGACTCTTTTCCGTTGCATACGAAGTACATTGCCATGAGACACGACCGCAAGATCAGGGCCAGGCCGATCGTGAAACGCGTCGAGGATCCTCAGGATATACAGGAGATGTTCGATCGGATCTCCTATCAAAAA GCTGCAGCAGTGATCCGGATGCTCGAGGATGCGATAGGCAACTCGAGGTTCATCTACGGGATCAGGGACTATTTGCTGACACATCGTTTTCGCAACGCAGCCTCGCGCGACCTGTTCGAGATTCTGCAGAACAGCAGCCGCACCAGTATCGATATCGTTGATTTCATGAATCGGTGGACCAGCTTCCCGGGATTTCCGGTGATCAATCTGATCTATGATCAGAAGATCTTCAGACTCTCGCAGCGGCGGTTCGTTGCGAGCAAGAAATTTCACGAGACTCTCGA CGATGGAAGCTGGACGATCCCCGTGAAGTACATAACCAGCCGGATGGACGGCGTGAAGTTCGACTGGTTCCTGGCGAACTTCTCCTGCG TGGAACTGACTCTGGAGAACAGGGTGGATTGGATTAAACTGAATCACAGATCCGTCGGGTACTACGTCGTCAATTACACGGAGGAGAGCTGGAACATCTTCGGCGACTTGCTGCGCGGAAATCATCAA GCGTTGAGTCCCACGGACAGAGCCGATCTGCTGCACGACGCCTTCCTGTTGGCGGACGCGTCGAGCTTGAATTATGCTACCGCGATGAACCTAACAGTCTACCTCTCGAACGAGACATCGTATCAACCCTGGGCCGTGGTTGCTGATTGGTTCAGCGAGGTGAACAGATTGCTGGGCAGAACAAAGTTGCACAACCGTTTCCAG ATATACGCTAGGAGACTGGTCGACGACATCTATCATCGAGTCGGATGGCGCGTCGCCGTGGAAAGAAAGCTGCCGAATCG AGAACTGGGCTTGCTGATACTGCACGCAGCTTGCAGCATGGGTCACGAGCATTGTCTGAAGATAGCCGGGAAGAAGCTGAGAAGCTTCCTGGACGGTGAACCTCTGCGAGCGGACATCCGGTCGGTGGTTTACCCGTTCG GTCTTGCCGAGAAATCCGTCGACGTGGAATCGATATTCGAGAAGATGTCGGAACTGCTCGCGGCGGAAACCGACGCGCAAGAAAGGGATCGCCTAATCGCCGGGCTGGCCGGTCTGCAAGATAAAAGTCTCCTAACACG GTATCTCGAACGAGCGACCGACGACAGCCTCGTCCGCAAACAGGACTTCGCGCAGGTGTTGATCAAGATGGCGGCCGGCCCTGTGGGGGTCAAGGTGGTCTGGGACTTCGTAAG ATCTCACTGGGACAGTCTCCGCGAAAAGTATGTGGCCGAGGGTTACAATCTGGGAAAAGCTGTTCTGGTGATCGTTTCGTTGTTCAAGGATCGACAAATGTTACACGAG GCGAAAGAATTCTTTCGGCAACATAGCGATCTCGGCGTGACGAAAGTCGCGAAAGCGAACGCCATCGAGGAGATCGAGAACAGCATCGATTGGCTGGCCACGAACAAGGACACTATCGATCAATGGCTGGCGACCAATGGCATCTATTGA
- the Gsts4 gene encoding glutathione S-transferase S4, giving the protein MAKYKLTYFNVMGLGEPIRFLLSYGGVDFEDVRLEHSSAEWNAIKQTTPFGQVPTLEIDGKVYSQTLPICQYLAKQFGLRGTTALDDLAIDGIANGLHDFRRLVVSNYYRETDQALKAKKKSDVFSRVIPFYLNTLEALVQKNGGYLHGGQLSYADLFFVAISDSLTTVYESDITVDHPNLKALKEKVLSIPSIKTWVEKRPKLLF; this is encoded by the exons ATGGCAAAGTACAAGTTGACGTACTTCAACGTTATGGGTTTAGGAGAGCCCATAAGATTCCTGTTGAGCTACGGCGGCGTTGACTTCGAGGACGTTCGATTGGAACACTCGTCCGCTGAATGGAACGCTATAAAGCAGA CGACCCCGTTCGGCCAGGTGCCCACGTTGGAAATCGACGGGAAAGTTTACTCGCAGACGTTGCCTATCTGCCAATATCTCGCCAAACAGTTTGGTCTGCGTGGGACGACCGCTCTCGACGACCTGGCAATCGACGGAATCGCGAACGGCCTCCACGACTTCAGGAGAC TCGTGGTGTCGAACTACTACAGGGAAACCGATCAGGCCTTGAAAGCTAAAAAGAAGTCGGACGTGTTCTCGAGGGTGATACCTTTCTACCTGAATACTCTGGAGGCTCTGGTCCAGAAAAACGGCGGTTACCTGCATGGAGGACAG TTGAGCTACGCGGATCTATTTTTCGTCGCCATTTCGGACTCGTTGACGACAGTGTACGAATCCGACATCACAGTGGATCATCCTAACTTGAAGGCGCTCAAAGAGAAGGTTCTGTCGATTCCAAGCATCAAAACGTGGGTGGAGAAGAGACCGAAGCTATTGTTTTAG
- the LOC143216892 gene encoding glutamyl aminopeptidase isoform X2, whose product MIGRLFILIAMISRLVDLQETGSTGRHRIEPVDVDKRLPEDVVPSNYVIAIAPDFRKDDFHGSVRIDIEILNARSYIVLHSSNLTVLSTKLYSQRSQAEITIKSVTPIYKREMIVIKTLSIIPSGQYSLRMNFSGSLKGKVSGFYLSKYTDPSGSIRKLATTQFEPFFARTAFPCFDEPRFKSTFLIRILHTEKPLYRAMSNMPVTRTETMKDDSSTTVTYFELSPPMSTYLVAFLVSDFECLESSLTVLNGSSIPVNVCVRPMYKNKTRFALDVAVKTMEYYLTVFNIDYPLPKLDLVGIPDFNAGAMENWGLVTFRETELLHTENDSSTVNTRSVCHTVAHELAHMWFGDLVTLSWWNDLWLNEGFATYMEHMALDFVFPQWNQAAAVIRMLEDAIGNSRFIYGIRDYLLTHRFRNAASRDLFEILQNSSRTSIDIVDFMNRWTSFPGFPVINLIYDQKIFRLSQRRFVASKKFHETLDDGSWTIPVKYITSRMDGVKFDWFLANFSCVELTLENRVDWIKLNHRSVGYYVVNYTEESWNIFGDLLRGNHQALSPTDRADLLHDAFLLADASSLNYATAMNLTVYLSNETSYQPWAVVADWFSEVNRLLGRTKLHNRFQIYARRLVDDIYHRVGWRVAVERKLPNRELGLLILHAACSMGHEHCLKIAGKKLRSFLDGEPLRADIRSVVYPFGLAEKSVDVESIFEKMSELLAAETDAQERDRLIAGLAGLQDKSLLTRYLERATDDSLVRKQDFAQVLIKMAAGPVGVKVVWDFVRSHWDSLREKYVAEGYNLGKAVLVIVSLFKDRQMLHEVRSININLPIFLKSIVQIPLFFQAKEFFRQHSDLGVTKVAKANAIEEIENSIDWLATNKDTIDQWLATNGIY is encoded by the exons ATGATCGGCCGGCTGTTTATCTTAATTGCGATGATCTCGCGGCTGGTGGATCTTCAGGAGACCGGGAGTACCGGAAGACATCGCATCGAACCTGTGGACGTCGACAAACGTCTGCCAGAGGATGTCGTACCCAGCAATTACGTTATCGCGATCGCTCCAGACTTCCGGAAGGACGACTTTCACGGCTCCGTCCGCATCGACATCGAGATACTAAAC GCTCGAAGCTACATCGTCCTGCACTCGAGCAACTTGACAGTGCTCTCGACCAAGCTGTACTCTCAACGATCCCAAGCGGAGATCACTATAAAGTCAGTGACACCCATCTATAAACGCGAGATGATAGTCATCAAAACGCTCAGTATCATTCCCTCTGGACAGTATTCCCTGAGGATGAATTTCAGTGGGAGTTTGAAAGGGAAGGTGTCCGGATTCTACTTGAGCAAGTATACTGATCCCAGTGGGTCGATCAG AAAGTTAGCGACAACTCAGTTCGAGCCGTTCTTCGCGAGAACCGCTTTCCCGTGTTTCGACGAGCCACGATTCAAGTCCACGTTCCTGATCCGCATTCTTCACACAGAGAAGCCTCTGTATCGTGCGATGTCGAACATGCCAGTGACG AGAACAGAGACGATGAAAGACGACAGCTCCACAACAGTGACGTACTTCGAGCTCTCGCCGCCGATGTCCACGTACTTGGTAGCGTTCCTCGTCAGCGACTTCGAGTGTCTGGAGTCGTCGTTGACGGTGCTGAATGGCAGCAGCATACCTGTGAACGTCTGCGTGAGACCGATGTACAAGAACAAGACCAGGTTCGCGTTGGACGTGGCCGTGAAAACTATGGAATACTATCTGACCGTCTTCAACATCGACTACCCTCTACCCAAGCTAG ACCTGGTAGGGATTCCCGACTTCAACGCAGGCGCCATGGAGAATTGGGGCCTGGTCACCTTCAGGGAGACGGAATTATTGCACACGGAGAACGACAGCTCCACCGTGAACACGAGGAGTGTTTGTCACACGGTGGCCCATGAATTGGCGCACATGTGGTTCGGGGATCTGGTCACCCTGAGCTGGTGGAACGATCTGTGGCTGAACGAAGGGTTTGCGACCTACATGGAGCACATGGCGTTGGACTTCGTGTTCCCGCAGTGGAACCAG GCTGCAGCAGTGATCCGGATGCTCGAGGATGCGATAGGCAACTCGAGGTTCATCTACGGGATCAGGGACTATTTGCTGACACATCGTTTTCGCAACGCAGCCTCGCGCGACCTGTTCGAGATTCTGCAGAACAGCAGCCGCACCAGTATCGATATCGTTGATTTCATGAATCGGTGGACCAGCTTCCCGGGATTTCCGGTGATCAATCTGATCTATGATCAGAAGATCTTCAGACTCTCGCAGCGGCGGTTCGTTGCGAGCAAGAAATTTCACGAGACTCTCGA CGATGGAAGCTGGACGATCCCCGTGAAGTACATAACCAGCCGGATGGACGGCGTGAAGTTCGACTGGTTCCTGGCGAACTTCTCCTGCG TGGAACTGACTCTGGAGAACAGGGTGGATTGGATTAAACTGAATCACAGATCCGTCGGGTACTACGTCGTCAATTACACGGAGGAGAGCTGGAACATCTTCGGCGACTTGCTGCGCGGAAATCATCAA GCGTTGAGTCCCACGGACAGAGCCGATCTGCTGCACGACGCCTTCCTGTTGGCGGACGCGTCGAGCTTGAATTATGCTACCGCGATGAACCTAACAGTCTACCTCTCGAACGAGACATCGTATCAACCCTGGGCCGTGGTTGCTGATTGGTTCAGCGAGGTGAACAGATTGCTGGGCAGAACAAAGTTGCACAACCGTTTCCAG ATATACGCTAGGAGACTGGTCGACGACATCTATCATCGAGTCGGATGGCGCGTCGCCGTGGAAAGAAAGCTGCCGAATCG AGAACTGGGCTTGCTGATACTGCACGCAGCTTGCAGCATGGGTCACGAGCATTGTCTGAAGATAGCCGGGAAGAAGCTGAGAAGCTTCCTGGACGGTGAACCTCTGCGAGCGGACATCCGGTCGGTGGTTTACCCGTTCG GTCTTGCCGAGAAATCCGTCGACGTGGAATCGATATTCGAGAAGATGTCGGAACTGCTCGCGGCGGAAACCGACGCGCAAGAAAGGGATCGCCTAATCGCCGGGCTGGCCGGTCTGCAAGATAAAAGTCTCCTAACACG GTATCTCGAACGAGCGACCGACGACAGCCTCGTCCGCAAACAGGACTTCGCGCAGGTGTTGATCAAGATGGCGGCCGGCCCTGTGGGGGTCAAGGTGGTCTGGGACTTCGTAAG ATCTCACTGGGACAGTCTCCGCGAAAAGTATGTGGCCGAGGGTTACAATCTGGGAAAAGCTGTTCTGGTGATCGTTTCGTTGTTCAAGGATCGACAAATGTTACACGAGGTTCGTTCAATTAATATCAACTTgccaatttttctaaaatccatAGTTCAAATCCCATTATTTTTTCAGGCGAAAGAATTCTTTCGGCAACATAGCGATCTCGGCGTGACGAAAGTCGCGAAAGCGAACGCCATCGAGGAGATCGAGAACAGCATCGATTGGCTGGCCACGAACAAGGACACTATCGATCAATGGCTGGCGACCAATGGCATCTATTGA